The following proteins are encoded in a genomic region of Sparus aurata chromosome 23, fSpaAur1.1, whole genome shotgun sequence:
- the LOC115575040 gene encoding homeobox protein Dlx4a-like, which produces MMTMSSISDTLVPPDPSKSAFLEFGGHGYPGHQQPSPGLSHNHYPVHGLHAVGPSQHDGPFSSGASSYGRPLGYPSYHSPVSAHHPGAYLPYQHGGHGGALGHTRLEDAEHEKPTAVIENGEVRLNGKGKKIRKPRTIYSSLQLQALNQRFQQTQYLALPERADLAAKLGLTQTQVKIWFQNKRSKYKKIMKNGPCGPEGDHLAPPPPSSSSPCSLWDISMAAKGAPVHSGGYMNNFAHWYPGHQQDSMPRTQMM; this is translated from the exons ATGATGACTATGAGCTCTATATCGGACACTTTGGTCCCGCCTGATCCGTCCAAATCGGCGTTTTTGGAGTTTGGCGGTCACGGCTACCCCGGACACCAGCAGCCCTCCCCCGGCCTGTCCCACAACCATTATCCGGTCCACGGGCTGCACGCCGTCGGGCCCTCCCAGCACGACGGGCCCTTCTCCTCTGGCGCATCCTCGTACGGTCGCCCACTGGGATACCCGTCCTATCACAGCCCGGTGAGCGCGCACCACCCCGGGGCCTACCTCCCCTATCAGCACGGCGGTCACGGCGGCGCGCTCGGACACACCAGACTGGAGGATGCAG AACACGAGAAGCCCACAGCGGTGATAGAGAACGGAGAGGTGAGGCTCAATGGAAAGGGGAAAAAGATCAGGAAGCCTCGGACCATTTACTCCAGCCTGCAACTCCAGGCGCTTAACCAGCGCTTCCAGCAGACCCAGTACCTCGCCTTGCCCGAGAGGGCTGACCTGGCAGCCAAACTGGGCCTAACGCAGACCCAG GTGAAAATATGGTTCCAAAACAAACGATCCAAATACAAGAAGATCATGAAAAATGGGCCCTGTGGACCTGAAGGAGACCACCTCGCCCCTCCACCgccatcctcctcttctccgtGCTCCCTGTGGGACATCAGCATGGCTGCCAAAGGCGCACCGGTGCACTCCGGAGGATACATGAACAATTTTGCTCACTGGTACCCCGGGCACCAGCAGGACTCCATGCCGAGGACTCAGATGATGTGA